One Candidatus Bathyarchaeota archaeon DNA window includes the following coding sequences:
- a CDS encoding S9 family peptidase, translated as MKRKVEAKDLMQIRYVSSPQISSDGHTIVFVHSKMDYEKDEYLSNIWKADVEGEISQLSFRGCSNTSPRWAPNEKRILFTSTLNADGKSSSQLFTIPVSGGEAKQLTNVEGGVLSPRWSPDGKKILFISSFRENELSSDVRVITGLKYKFNGSGFIEGRRHHLFVVPSDGGKVQQLTQGDFGVDTAEWCIDSEKIAFISNLDGDADLTTNKYIYIQDLKGGDPTKITDGPRVITALSPSPKGDFIAHIGHNYRRRQWSNQDIWLVPIEGGESRNLTKEFDQDIGYKLSSDVQPWRGNPNPQWSSDSNFVYFTSTYGGAVRLYRTPVESGGVEMVIGDIDHSIEDWSISDNGEIAYNVVKTTSPIELWVTVENTRRQVTDFNRKYLNSTEICDHERFVIKSSGGHKVEGWLMRPPDFDAKDKYPMILYIRGGSAGCFGYSFMHRFQVLAAQGWVVLYLNQWGNGGYNEAFQGEASGHYGEQEYKDLMDAVDHVINNNGFINSDLLGVTGISQGGFLTNWIITHDNRFKAAIPQACVSNWHSFHGTSDIGWTFGRYDMEGTPWEDEEKYLSMSPIRYAGQVKTPTMIIHADEDYRCSIEQAEQWFTALKVLGVQTELIVFPGESHGIRNPQHRVELLGHMIRWFGKYLR; from the coding sequence ATGAAAAGAAAGGTTGAAGCGAAAGACCTTATGCAGATAAGGTATGTTTCGAGTCCCCAGATATCTTCAGATGGACATACAATTGTATTTGTTCATTCCAAAATGGATTATGAAAAAGACGAGTACCTGAGCAACATTTGGAAGGCAGACGTTGAAGGTGAAATTAGTCAACTCTCCTTCAGAGGATGCTCAAACACATCCCCCAGGTGGGCGCCAAATGAAAAAAGAATCCTTTTCACCTCTACACTTAATGCCGATGGGAAAAGCTCCTCGCAACTATTCACGATTCCTGTTTCTGGAGGGGAAGCTAAACAACTAACCAATGTTGAGGGCGGAGTACTCTCCCCTAGGTGGTCTCCGGATGGTAAAAAAATCTTATTCATATCTTCCTTTCGGGAAAATGAACTGAGTAGTGATGTAAGGGTTATCACTGGTCTAAAGTACAAGTTCAATGGTTCAGGGTTCATCGAGGGAAGAAGGCACCATTTATTTGTCGTACCTTCTGACGGCGGTAAAGTGCAGCAGTTGACTCAGGGAGACTTCGGTGTTGATACAGCTGAATGGTGTATAGATAGTGAGAAAATTGCTTTCATAAGCAACCTTGACGGTGATGCAGACCTTACCACAAACAAATACATCTACATCCAAGACCTCAAAGGCGGCGATCCTACAAAGATTACTGATGGCCCTCGCGTAATTACAGCCCTCAGCCCCTCCCCGAAGGGGGATTTCATAGCTCATATTGGCCACAACTATCGACGACGCCAATGGAGCAACCAAGACATCTGGCTTGTTCCTATAGAAGGCGGTGAATCACGGAATTTGACAAAGGAGTTTGACCAAGATATCGGATATAAACTCAGCTCTGATGTTCAACCATGGAGAGGTAACCCTAACCCCCAATGGTCCAGTGACTCTAATTTCGTTTACTTTACATCGACCTATGGGGGAGCTGTCAGGCTGTACAGGACTCCCGTGGAGAGCGGTGGAGTCGAAATGGTTATTGGAGATATAGACCACAGCATTGAGGACTGGAGTATTTCCGATAACGGTGAGATTGCGTACAATGTCGTTAAAACTACATCGCCTATTGAGCTATGGGTAACGGTTGAAAATACGAGAAGACAAGTTACAGACTTTAACAGAAAATACTTGAATAGCACTGAGATCTGTGACCATGAAAGGTTTGTCATTAAATCGTCCGGTGGGCACAAAGTCGAAGGATGGCTAATGCGTCCCCCTGATTTTGATGCTAAAGACAAATATCCGATGATCCTTTACATCCGAGGAGGCTCTGCCGGCTGTTTCGGCTATAGCTTCATGCATAGGTTTCAGGTTTTAGCTGCACAAGGATGGGTGGTTCTCTACCTGAACCAATGGGGTAATGGGGGATACAACGAAGCGTTTCAAGGTGAGGCTTCCGGGCACTATGGCGAGCAGGAGTACAAGGACTTGATGGACGCAGTGGACCACGTAATAAACAACAACGGATTTATCAATTCAGACCTGTTGGGTGTCACCGGGATCAGTCAAGGTGGATTTTTGACAAACTGGATCATAACCCACGATAATAGGTTCAAGGCAGCTATCCCCCAAGCGTGTGTCAGTAATTGGCACAGCTTTCACGGAACTAGTGACATAGGATGGACCTTTGGCCGTTATGACATGGAAGGGACACCGTGGGAGGATGAGGAGAAATACCTATCGATGTCACCTATAAGGTACGCTGGTCAAGTAAAGACCCCCACTATGATAATTCATGCCGATGAAGATTACAGATGCAGTATTGAGCAGGCAGAGCAGTGGTTCACAGCTTTGAAGGTTTTAGGCGTCCAAACTGAACTGATTGTCTTTCCTGGTGAATCACATGGAATACGGAATCCACAGCATAGAGTGGAGCTGCTAGGTCATATGATACGCTGGTTCGGAAAATATCTCCGATAA
- a CDS encoding cupin domain-containing protein yields MHVNINDVSGTEISSGTIERILLKSNVTASGDLTVKHYVMTEGGQIAYDEPLTEYQHYTIQGVVARGGPNGDLVHGDSAIFVPCSDRFPSEGTTPNARHILAHSGEGKVRVLTLAHKIPQPNFRWAKGRIKNLFQVPQYHSSRQMVGYTQIFTEEEHAIMGALRMHGIDIQTNPPGYKLPDHKNPEEILYVLRGEGEVTSGDNTYKVSPGSLSYTPEGEVHSITNTHKSLPLQYLAVEFVNQEKMWAARAGMSMEK; encoded by the coding sequence ATGCATGTGAATATTAATGATGTTTCTGGAACGGAGATAAGTTCAGGAACCATTGAAAGGATTCTCCTGAAAAGCAATGTGACCGCCTCAGGGGATCTCACAGTGAAACACTATGTGATGACTGAAGGGGGACAGATAGCATACGACGAGCCATTAACGGAATATCAACATTATACCATCCAAGGAGTCGTTGCGCGAGGAGGTCCAAATGGAGACCTCGTACATGGTGACAGTGCGATATTCGTCCCTTGTAGTGACCGTTTCCCTTCTGAAGGCACCACACCAAATGCCCGTCATATTCTTGCTCATAGTGGAGAGGGTAAAGTCCGGGTGTTGACTCTGGCTCATAAGATTCCCCAGCCTAATTTCAGATGGGCGAAAGGCAGAATTAAAAACCTCTTCCAAGTCCCACAGTATCACTCAAGTCGGCAGATGGTGGGTTATACTCAGATCTTTACTGAAGAAGAGCATGCTATCATGGGAGCGTTAAGAATGCATGGTATTGACATCCAGACAAACCCTCCGGGATACAAGCTACCCGACCATAAAAACCCCGAGGAGATCCTTTACGTCCTGAGGGGGGAGGGAGAAGTTACCTCAGGAGATAACACTTACAAAGTTTCGCCGGGTTCCCTGAGCTACACACCAGAAGGAGAGGTTCATAGTATAACAAATACTCATAAGAGCTTACCTCTTCAATATCTTGCAGTAGAATTTGTTAATCAAGAAAAGATGTGGGCTGCACGTGCAGGCATGTCAATGGAGAAATAG
- a CDS encoding nitroreductase family protein: protein MESHTEHLLTKILERKSIRKFKSKKVSKEHIKKIVKAGQRAPTACKVEAYSFILISDQQKRTDIMDATVSHQSTRQFMMEAPVWIVICTDYARHIKLSEKLGIEAKFETVSKFILGLIDASLAAENMTIAAEALGLASCFVGSIWTAIPRISELLNVPKNVLPFLLLCIGYPDEIPAERVRWPIEAILHENTYSFPTDEIIFAHSKTRKKWETSSPYRLNKETENRIYRDLAERGFMKDTTIHV, encoded by the coding sequence ATGGAGAGTCACACTGAGCATCTCCTCACAAAAATTTTAGAGCGAAAGAGTATTAGAAAATTTAAATCCAAAAAAGTTTCAAAAGAGCATATAAAAAAAATAGTTAAGGCGGGGCAAAGAGCTCCGACCGCATGTAAAGTCGAGGCTTATAGTTTTATCCTGATTTCTGATCAACAAAAAAGAACGGATATTATGGATGCTACCGTGAGCCACCAATCTACCCGACAATTCATGATGGAAGCCCCGGTATGGATTGTCATCTGCACAGATTATGCACGCCATATAAAGTTGAGTGAGAAACTTGGAATCGAAGCTAAGTTTGAGACTGTAAGTAAATTCATTCTGGGGTTAATTGATGCATCCTTAGCTGCAGAAAATATGACAATAGCGGCAGAGGCTCTTGGGTTAGCATCATGTTTTGTCGGGTCAATCTGGACTGCAATACCTAGAATATCGGAATTACTTAATGTGCCAAAGAATGTACTTCCCTTTCTTCTACTCTGTATTGGTTATCCTGATGAAATCCCAGCCGAGAGAGTAAGATGGCCCATTGAGGCGATCTTACACGAAAACACATACAGCTTTCCAACTGATGAGATAATATTTGCGCACTCAAAAACGCGTAAAAAATGGGAAACAAGTTCCCCTTATAGGTTAAATAAAGAAACTGAAAATAGAATATATCGAGATCTAGCGGAACGTGGATTCATGAAAGACACAACTATCCACGTATAG
- a CDS encoding ATP-grasp domain-containing protein produces MPIKNILIIEYLSSGALVPDEQIPGSLLAEGFAMLASVCADFTTLLAPKGRRAVHTLLDHRLKPYGSILEGHVYKYLKRKTLEETLEKIIAKYDATLIIAPDGPPLLNLLEIAEDAGVIIVGPSTAEIEKVSPKSLLYERCNQLDILSPPEYRVLTDTENFSTFRRELAFLHEKWHSPIVIKPDMGCGGQGLSIVLEKNKKNLKIAYEKAKVYDEAIILQKMVRGSSISLNLIGTTDLPKILSINKQFLCLSSPDGNTEYIGGLTPIEYEKVPAIIEDIRKLTADTGYRGYFGIDLVVDNKGYSIVDLNPRITTSYTGLREVSLVNPAQIMRDVALGNSPPTPRIEGSVRFGKVPFHSSTLELALEIFEMPGCLSPPFHFTDKPHAFFTAKGDDSEESKKKFSKYIQDTKGLIVSS; encoded by the coding sequence TTGCCTATAAAAAATATACTAATTATAGAATATTTGTCTTCTGGTGCTTTGGTTCCAGATGAGCAGATACCAGGGAGTCTTTTAGCAGAAGGTTTCGCTATGCTTGCTTCTGTGTGCGCCGATTTTACTACATTATTAGCTCCTAAGGGTCGAAGGGCAGTTCACACTTTATTGGATCATCGATTGAAACCATACGGGTCTATTCTAGAGGGCCATGTCTATAAATACTTAAAACGGAAAACCCTTGAAGAGACCCTAGAAAAAATTATAGCGAAATATGATGCGACACTCATAATTGCTCCCGATGGTCCTCCGCTTTTAAATTTACTGGAAATTGCTGAAGATGCTGGTGTAATAATAGTTGGTCCTTCTACAGCGGAAATTGAAAAGGTTAGTCCAAAAAGTCTACTTTATGAGCGATGTAATCAGCTAGATATCCTTTCTCCACCCGAATATAGAGTGCTAACTGACACAGAAAATTTTTCTACCTTTCGTAGAGAACTGGCTTTCTTACACGAGAAATGGCATTCTCCCATAGTTATAAAGCCAGATATGGGTTGTGGCGGACAAGGGTTGTCAATAGTATTAGAAAAGAATAAAAAAAATTTAAAAATAGCTTATGAAAAAGCTAAAGTTTATGATGAAGCAATAATTCTTCAAAAAATGGTCCGTGGATCTTCCATCAGTCTAAATCTAATTGGAACTACAGATTTGCCTAAGATTTTATCTATTAATAAGCAGTTTCTGTGCCTATCATCTCCTGATGGAAATACAGAATATATAGGGGGATTGACTCCAATTGAATACGAAAAAGTTCCAGCGATTATAGAGGATATTAGGAAGTTAACGGCGGATACTGGCTATAGAGGTTATTTCGGAATTGATCTGGTAGTGGATAACAAGGGTTATTCTATTGTCGATCTGAATCCTAGGATTACTACTAGCTACACGGGGCTACGGGAAGTTTCATTAGTTAATCCTGCACAAATAATGAGAGATGTTGCTTTAGGAAACTCGCCTCCTACTCCTCGAATTGAAGGAAGTGTTCGATTTGGAAAAGTTCCTTTTCATTCCTCAACTTTGGAGTTAGCACTAGAAATTTTCGAAATGCCGGGATGCTTAAGCCCTCCATTTCATTTTACAGATAAACCTCATGCATTTTTTACAGCAAAAGGTGACGATAGTGAGGAATCCAAAAAAAAATTCTCAAAATATATACAAGATACAAAAGGTCTAATTGTATCGAGCTAA
- a CDS encoding Xaa-Pro peptidase family protein, whose translation MTDFHKEKADEALDILNTRGADALLLFPGADIGYYTGFSIGPSERLAAALIPFSGNPVLVVNQLEAELRGQKSWITDVDLWLEHEDPVEILAENFERLDLEDAVVAINEDAPWGWINRLIERLPKLFFVDATSYMSQIRMVKSQQELDWMRMACAITDKALEVGFGNLHTGLTERELAGILTSEIRSNGGGAGFVGVLFGERAALPHGRPGERELEPGDCVLVDLGTNVHGYSSDLTRTVFYGKPSTREAELYALVNEANQIAYKAVRPGVSCGELDSIARKVIDNGGCGEYFIHRLGHGIGLQVHERPYIVQGNELELEAGMTFTIEPGIYIVGEIGIRVEDTVVCTAGGCERLTRLTRELTSYPIKD comes from the coding sequence ATGACTGACTTCCACAAAGAGAAGGCAGACGAGGCCCTTGATATTCTGAACACGAGGGGCGCAGATGCACTGCTCCTATTCCCTGGAGCAGATATAGGCTACTATACCGGTTTTTCTATAGGGCCAAGCGAGCGGCTCGCGGCTGCCCTCATCCCCTTCAGCGGGAACCCTGTTCTGGTTGTTAATCAGCTGGAAGCAGAACTCCGGGGCCAGAAATCATGGATAACTGATGTGGACCTCTGGTTGGAGCACGAGGACCCTGTGGAGATTTTAGCCGAGAACTTCGAGCGCCTAGATTTAGAAGACGCCGTGGTGGCCATTAATGAGGACGCCCCATGGGGATGGATTAACAGGCTCATAGAAAGACTCCCTAAACTGTTCTTTGTTGATGCCACCTCTTACATGAGCCAGATTCGGATGGTAAAGTCCCAGCAGGAGCTAGACTGGATGAGGATGGCCTGCGCAATCACTGATAAAGCCCTCGAGGTAGGCTTCGGGAACCTGCACACGGGGCTGACCGAGAGGGAACTTGCGGGCATCCTCACCTCCGAGATCAGGTCCAATGGGGGTGGAGCTGGTTTTGTAGGGGTACTCTTTGGTGAGAGAGCCGCCCTACCCCACGGCCGACCCGGTGAGAGAGAATTGGAGCCAGGGGATTGCGTCTTAGTGGATTTAGGGACTAATGTTCATGGTTACTCCTCGGATCTAACTCGGACAGTCTTCTACGGGAAGCCCTCTACGCGCGAGGCGGAGCTCTATGCTCTCGTCAATGAAGCCAATCAGATCGCCTACAAAGCGGTTAGGCCAGGGGTCTCATGTGGAGAACTAGACTCGATCGCCCGTAAGGTGATTGATAACGGGGGCTGTGGGGAGTACTTTATTCATCGCTTGGGCCATGGTATAGGTCTCCAGGTGCACGAACGCCCTTATATTGTGCAGGGAAACGAGCTGGAACTTGAGGCCGGGATGACGTTCACCATTGAGCCTGGAATTTACATTGTGGGGGAGATAGGGATCCGAGTCGAAGATACCGTCGTCTGCACTGCCGGGGGATGTGAGCGCCTCACAAGGCTCACCCGAGAGCTCACCTCCTATCCCATTAAGGATTAG
- a CDS encoding glycosyltransferase, which produces MQVPPRNYPSISIIVPVRNSVKTIVALMESLMELEYSSQKIEIVVVDGDSFDGTRKIVEEYPVRVVCEEGRGINAARNTGIKWSTGQIIAFTDGDCVVPPDWASSIARNFQSPIVGFVGGNVEGYNKGDLLSTYMDETFFNVKPSYKLRKVATQLVLRQFPAGCNMAFRRSALFKIGNFDERIKFGFDDLVPVEELGKAGFQIVLDPKVYVYHQHRTRFWEILFQHFSYGRGGAKLIKVKRRSKLAQWFITYLISSTFSLIIILTLLSVGLMLNQHMLIDIAIGIFIFFYAVLTLLYLETAQRTRTLRKMLFYPILDITRGIFFTLGGIIQLLKETRGSTKASL; this is translated from the coding sequence ATGCAAGTCCCACCAAGAAACTATCCTTCAATATCAATAATTGTACCTGTGAGAAACTCAGTTAAGACTATTGTTGCCCTCATGGAATCTCTTATGGAGCTCGAATACTCCTCTCAAAAGATCGAAATTGTGGTAGTAGACGGTGACTCCTTCGATGGCACCCGAAAGATCGTAGAAGAGTACCCTGTCCGAGTCGTTTGCGAGGAGGGGAGAGGCATCAACGCCGCGAGAAACACGGGCATCAAATGGAGCACTGGGCAGATTATAGCCTTCACCGATGGGGACTGCGTCGTGCCCCCGGATTGGGCGAGTTCAATCGCAAGGAACTTCCAGAGCCCCATAGTAGGTTTCGTTGGGGGTAACGTGGAGGGCTACAATAAGGGAGACCTTCTTTCCACCTATATGGACGAGACCTTTTTTAACGTAAAGCCTAGTTATAAGTTGCGCAAAGTAGCAACGCAGCTTGTATTACGCCAGTTCCCTGCGGGATGCAATATGGCATTTAGGCGGAGTGCCCTTTTCAAGATAGGTAACTTCGACGAAAGGATCAAGTTCGGTTTCGATGACCTGGTTCCAGTCGAAGAGTTAGGGAAAGCTGGGTTCCAAATTGTCCTCGATCCAAAAGTCTACGTCTACCATCAGCATCGAACCCGTTTCTGGGAGATACTATTTCAACACTTCAGTTATGGTCGGGGGGGTGCTAAGCTCATAAAGGTGAAACGCAGGAGCAAGCTAGCCCAATGGTTCATTACATATCTGATCTCATCGACGTTCTCCCTGATTATCATATTGACGCTCCTTTCCGTAGGACTAATGCTGAATCAGCATATGTTAATAGATATTGCCATAGGCATATTCATATTCTTCTACGCAGTCCTGACTTTGCTTTACCTTGAGACGGCGCAAAGGACCCGTACCCTTAGAAAAATGTTATTCTACCCGATCCTGGACATCACCCGAGGGATTTTCTTTACCTTAGGAGGAATAATACAGCTCTTAAAGGAGACAAGAGGGTCTACGAAAGCAAGCCTCTAG
- a CDS encoding restriction endonuclease encodes MPAQRDILIALLERTREGPTDFEGLRKMVRVTDEAFTVFLEHLTKQGLIRAGKETLDATLEQRLEIAIRAVMVGADMERVSKALGWLEFEEMTAYIFEENRYNVRRRFRFKAEGRRWEIDVLATRKPLVLCVECKHWTNGLGSITARKIVETHLEKVRVLSENPAILVDNGILKDWKRAIFVPMTLSLQPARNKIYRRIPVVSIFELPGFINEFQGQMEWLASFTVELPEVKQRPKQTVLKKKRKKKMAKKRTT; translated from the coding sequence TTGCCAGCTCAAAGGGATATCCTTATCGCACTGCTCGAGAGGACAAGAGAGGGGCCCACCGACTTTGAGGGGCTCCGGAAGATGGTAAGGGTAACCGATGAGGCTTTCACCGTATTCCTCGAACACCTCACCAAACAAGGATTAATCAGAGCCGGCAAAGAAACCCTCGACGCTACCTTGGAACAGAGGCTTGAGATCGCGATCAGGGCCGTGATGGTTGGTGCCGATATGGAAAGGGTGAGCAAGGCACTCGGGTGGCTCGAGTTCGAGGAGATGACAGCCTACATCTTCGAGGAGAATAGATACAATGTGAGGCGGCGGTTCCGCTTCAAAGCAGAAGGAAGGCGCTGGGAGATCGACGTCCTGGCGACTCGGAAGCCACTAGTTCTCTGCGTCGAGTGCAAACACTGGACCAACGGGCTCGGGAGCATAACTGCGCGGAAGATTGTGGAGACCCACCTAGAAAAGGTCAGAGTTCTCAGCGAGAACCCTGCCATCCTTGTAGATAATGGGATACTGAAAGACTGGAAACGAGCAATCTTCGTTCCCATGACGCTCTCCTTGCAACCTGCCCGGAACAAGATCTACAGGAGGATCCCAGTAGTCTCCATTTTTGAGCTCCCTGGTTTCATCAACGAGTTTCAAGGTCAAATGGAGTGGCTCGCCAGCTTCACAGTTGAACTACCAGAAGTAAAACAGAGACCCAAGCAAACAGTGCTGAAGAAAAAGAGGAAAAAGAAAATGGCGAAGAAAAGAACTACCTGA
- a CDS encoding aldehyde ferredoxin oxidoreductase family protein, with the protein MKGWNGKLLRVNLTKGTAFAEEYSEDFARRFIGGRGFAIKLLWDELEPGVDPLGPKNILIFATGPLTGHVIPNSGKMVVASKSPLTGGYGDGNLGSWASVNLRKAGIDAVVVSGRSEKPVYLHIENDEYSIKDASDLWGQDSFTAEAMLKERHGRASGVLLIGPSGENLCRVSTVVSQEGRAGGRPGMGAVMGSKNLKAVVLLGTKALPAHDIDELNRLGKVGYNLILEKQSFKWWKRQGTMAILEWCQEAETLPTRNFREGIFEEADAINGYSMENTTVRQKGCPNCNMTCGNVVLNVDGAESELDYENVAMLGSNIGLGDLKQIATLNRMCDELGLDTIGAGACIAFAMEASEKGLISEKIGWGDFEGAKKLLEDLAYMRGLGATLGLGTLAAAENIGGGASDFTIEVKGLECSAYNCHLCPGMALSFGTSPIGAHHKDAWIISWEISSGTRTEYNAEKAEKVIELQRIRGGMFESLVTCRFPWIELGFELDHYTEYFKAATGVETTLNKFWELGDRIYALIRAFWVREYGGVWGRKMDYPPKRWFDEPTTQGSLAGSSLDRKKFDDLLQVYYDKRGWDKRGIPTTATMKKLRLHSEAVQLAKYVELR; encoded by the coding sequence ATGAAGGGATGGAATGGGAAACTCCTCCGGGTTAATCTTACAAAGGGCACAGCTTTTGCTGAGGAGTACTCCGAGGACTTCGCGAGGCGCTTTATAGGAGGTCGGGGCTTTGCCATTAAACTACTCTGGGACGAACTCGAGCCTGGTGTGGACCCTTTAGGCCCAAAGAACATACTCATCTTCGCGACGGGTCCCCTTACCGGCCACGTCATCCCCAACAGTGGCAAGATGGTAGTAGCTTCAAAAAGTCCCCTAACTGGGGGCTACGGGGACGGCAACCTAGGCTCCTGGGCCTCGGTAAACCTCAGGAAGGCGGGGATAGACGCTGTCGTGGTCTCCGGTAGATCCGAGAAACCAGTCTACCTCCACATCGAGAACGATGAGTATTCCATAAAGGATGCCTCCGACCTCTGGGGCCAGGACTCATTCACAGCCGAGGCAATGCTAAAAGAGAGACATGGTCGGGCTTCGGGGGTTTTACTCATCGGGCCTTCAGGGGAGAATCTGTGCAGGGTCAGTACGGTGGTCTCCCAGGAAGGGCGGGCAGGGGGACGTCCTGGGATGGGGGCTGTGATGGGCTCCAAGAATTTGAAGGCCGTGGTCTTACTAGGCACAAAGGCCCTCCCAGCCCACGATATTGATGAACTGAATAGGCTTGGGAAGGTAGGCTATAATCTCATCCTGGAGAAGCAGAGTTTCAAGTGGTGGAAACGTCAAGGTACTATGGCTATACTGGAGTGGTGTCAGGAGGCTGAGACTCTACCCACTCGCAACTTCCGAGAAGGGATCTTCGAGGAGGCTGACGCCATTAACGGATACTCCATGGAGAATACAACAGTTAGGCAGAAGGGATGCCCTAACTGCAATATGACCTGTGGCAATGTGGTTCTCAACGTGGACGGTGCAGAGAGCGAGCTCGACTACGAGAATGTTGCGATGTTGGGCTCAAACATTGGATTAGGGGATCTTAAGCAGATTGCGACTCTGAACAGGATGTGTGACGAGCTTGGACTTGACACCATCGGCGCCGGGGCATGTATAGCCTTCGCGATGGAGGCCTCCGAAAAGGGTCTCATAAGCGAAAAGATCGGATGGGGGGACTTTGAGGGGGCCAAGAAGCTTTTGGAGGATCTAGCATATATGAGAGGTCTCGGGGCCACCTTAGGACTGGGTACTTTGGCTGCTGCTGAAAATATAGGGGGAGGGGCCTCTGACTTTACGATCGAGGTGAAGGGGCTAGAGTGTAGCGCATACAACTGTCACCTCTGCCCGGGGATGGCGCTGAGCTTTGGGACCTCGCCCATTGGGGCACATCATAAGGACGCATGGATAATAAGCTGGGAGATTTCATCAGGTACCAGGACCGAGTATAACGCTGAGAAAGCCGAAAAGGTCATCGAGTTACAGAGGATCCGGGGCGGGATGTTTGAGAGCCTCGTCACTTGTCGATTCCCTTGGATCGAGCTTGGTTTTGAGCTAGACCACTATACTGAGTACTTCAAGGCCGCGACAGGGGTTGAGACGACCCTCAATAAGTTCTGGGAGTTGGGAGATAGGATATATGCCTTGATCCGGGCCTTCTGGGTTAGGGAATATGGAGGTGTTTGGGGCAGAAAAATGGATTATCCACCAAAGCGATGGTTCGATGAGCCAACAACCCAAGGCTCCCTGGCGGGGAGCAGCCTTGATAGGAAAAAGTTTGATGATCTCCTTCAGGTCTACTATGACAAGCGGGGATGGGACAAAAGGGGAATCCCCACAACAGCGACCATGAAAAAACTCAGGCTGCACTCAGAGGCTGTTCAACTCGCCAAGTACGTTGAACTCAGGTAG
- a CDS encoding MoaD family protein, which produces MKVTVRVFADLVPVIGRRYSVELKSGATVGTLTSKVARKAGQKRRGYLGNYRIVGGDLAILVNGRNIDLLGGLNTPLSEGDEVVYLPPAAGG; this is translated from the coding sequence ATGAAGGTCACGGTCAGGGTCTTCGCCGACCTTGTACCCGTCATTGGACGGAGATATAGCGTAGAGCTTAAAAGCGGTGCTACCGTGGGGACTTTAACCTCTAAGGTCGCCAGGAAAGCAGGCCAGAAACGCAGGGGATACCTCGGTAATTACAGGATCGTCGGCGGGGACCTAGCAATCCTTGTTAACGGGAGGAACATTGACCTCCTTGGGGGCCTTAATACTCCTCTCAGCGAAGGGGATGAGGTGGTCTATTTGCCCCCCGCAGCAGGCGGATGA